In Miscanthus floridulus cultivar M001 unplaced genomic scaffold, ASM1932011v1 fs_289_3, whole genome shotgun sequence, one DNA window encodes the following:
- the LOC136531142 gene encoding putative F-box protein At1g60370, producing the protein MEAKRTKHDGGVLLPEDVVFEVLARLPAKTLCRFRCVCKGWCALIANPAFVAVQRSRAGPHLVGVLYKAWPPEVRVMDMDGNVVRALEMTRSTPLPTRPDLICVDGNHLSRQGGMVIDPAAGRAFTVDFSGSDPPPPRGCTYSTSFGRAAPSGAFKFIRLQEPLSWNDDGGGHMFTEVATIIDGGSTEPPTWRRRAAPPFVTGLGCDQKAIVNGFLYCISCKLEIGGDVDGEDDTAPSWNRIATFDLEREEWKAEVIIGPTLMRYHKAEEIWCIALVEIKGTLAMVDAHVDSDQDVSIWLLVDPDKSVWVKECTIQMPKKYTWTTKLLGDVLGDRRMLLLVRMMEKETRQNKNSYDFRDALLFYNPSTKAFTDMWRSHSELDIHWSFYTGSLLS; encoded by the coding sequence ATGGAAGCAAAACGAACAAAGCATGACGGCGGCGTGTTGCTGCCGGAGGACGTCGTCTTCGAGGTGCTAGCCAGGCTGCCGGCGAAGACCCTGTGCCGGTTCCGGTGCGTCTGCAAGGGCTGGTGCGCCCTCATCGCCAACCCTGCCTTCGTCGCCGTGCAGAGATCTCGCGCCGGGCCGCACCTCGTCGGCGTGTTATACAAAGCCTGGCCGCCGGAGGTGCGGGTGATGGACATGGACGGCAACGTGGTCAGGGCGTTAGAGATGACGAGGAGCACGCCGCTGCCCACGCGGCCAGACCTCATCTGCGTTGACGGAAACCATTTATCGCGGCAAGGTGGCATGGTCATCGATCCGGCGGCCGGGCGAGCGTTCACCGTCGACTTCAGCGGGAGCGATCCACCACCTCCCCGGGGCTGCACCTACTCCACGAGCTTTGGACGTGCCGCGCCGTCCGGCGCCTTCAAGTTCATCCGCCTGCAGGAACCTTTGTCGTGGAATGACGACGGCGGTGGCCACATGTTCACCGAGGTTGCCACCATCATTGACGGTGGCAGCACAGAGCCACCGACATGGAGGCGAAGGGCAGCACCGCCTTTTGTTACCGGCCTAGGCTGTGATCAGAAGGCCATAGTCAATGGGTTTCTCTACTGCATCTCTTGCAAGCTCGAGATTGGTGGTGACGTCGATGGTGAAGATGATACAGCTCCGAGCTGGAACCGCATAGCCACTTTCGACCTCGAGAGGGAAGAGTGGAAGGCGGAGGTGATTATTGGCCCCACATTGATGAGGTACCACAAGGCAGAGGAGATATGGTGCATTGCTCTAGTCGAGATCAAGGGAACCTTAGCTATGGTTGACGCACACGTGGACAGTGACCAGGATGTGAGCATATGGCTCTTAGTTGATCCAGACAAGAGTGTGTGGGTCAAAGAGTGTACGATACAGATGCCTAAAAAGTACACATGGACTACAAAGCTATTGGGCGATGTCTTGGGTGATAGAAGAATGTTATTGCTAGTAAGGATGATGGAGAAAGAAACAAGACAAAATAAGAATAGCTACGATTTTCGAGATGCCCTTCTATTCTACAACCCTAGCACGAAGGCGTTTACAGACATGTGGAGATCGCATTCGGAGTTAGACATACATTGGTCTTTTTACACTGGGAGCCTCTTGTCTTGA